A window from Luteibacter flocculans encodes these proteins:
- the poxB gene encoding ubiquinone-dependent pyruvate dehydrogenase — protein sequence MSIANVADLIAETLEEAGVRRIYGVVGDSLNAITESLRQRQRIDWVHVRHEEVAAFAAGGESQLTGELAVCAGSCGPGNLHLINGLFDCHRSRTPVLAIAAHIPSAEIGNGYFQETHPTELFRECSVYCEMVSDAAQMPRVIDAAIRAAVGQRGVAVVVIPGDVAMRKSPVKAATPAASLLPAAPRVVPAERQLDALAALLNEGKRVTLLCGRGTAGAHDELIALADALKAPIVHALGGKEFVEYDNPFDVGMTGLIGFSSGYHAMEDCDTLLMLGTDFPYRQFYPEDAKIAQVDIRPGNIGRRCRVDLGIVGDVGETLRALLPRIEPKRVRGHLDRCLAHYERARHDLDELARIEPGHDLIHPQQVTRLVSELAEEDAVFTCDVGTPTIWAARYLRMNGKRRLLGSWVHGSMACAMPQAIGAQAAYPERQVISLSGDGGFTMLMGDFITLAQQKLPVKVIVLNNGTLGFVELEMKAAGLLETGVELRNPDFAAMANAMGIHGRRVARASDLPSAIAEVLAHEGPALLDVVSNRLELSIPPKISGEQVKGLSLYALKAVMSGRGDSIVDLALSNLSR from the coding sequence ATGTCCATTGCCAACGTCGCTGACCTGATCGCAGAAACTCTCGAAGAAGCCGGCGTCCGCCGCATTTACGGCGTCGTCGGCGACAGCCTCAACGCCATCACCGAGTCCCTGCGCCAGCGACAACGCATCGACTGGGTCCACGTGCGCCACGAGGAAGTCGCCGCCTTTGCCGCCGGTGGCGAATCGCAACTCACCGGTGAGCTTGCCGTGTGCGCCGGCAGCTGCGGTCCGGGCAACCTGCATCTCATCAACGGTCTCTTCGATTGCCATCGCTCGCGCACACCGGTGCTCGCGATCGCAGCGCACATCCCCAGCGCGGAAATCGGCAACGGCTACTTTCAGGAAACGCATCCGACCGAACTGTTTCGCGAATGCAGCGTGTACTGCGAGATGGTTTCCGACGCGGCGCAGATGCCGCGCGTGATCGACGCCGCGATTCGTGCCGCCGTCGGCCAACGCGGCGTGGCGGTGGTGGTGATTCCAGGCGACGTCGCGATGCGCAAGTCGCCGGTGAAAGCCGCAACGCCTGCCGCTAGCCTGTTGCCCGCAGCGCCGCGCGTCGTGCCGGCCGAGCGCCAGCTCGATGCGCTCGCGGCCCTGCTCAACGAAGGCAAGCGGGTCACACTGCTGTGCGGTCGTGGTACCGCGGGCGCGCATGACGAATTGATTGCCCTGGCCGATGCGCTGAAAGCACCGATCGTGCATGCGCTGGGCGGCAAGGAATTCGTGGAGTACGACAATCCGTTCGACGTGGGCATGACCGGCCTGATCGGTTTCAGCTCGGGCTACCACGCGATGGAAGACTGCGACACGCTGCTGATGCTCGGCACCGATTTCCCGTATCGGCAGTTCTATCCCGAAGATGCCAAGATCGCCCAAGTAGACATCCGTCCCGGCAATATCGGCCGACGCTGCCGCGTCGACCTCGGCATCGTGGGCGACGTTGGCGAAACCCTCCGCGCCCTGCTCCCGCGCATCGAACCCAAGCGCGTGCGTGGTCATCTGGATCGCTGCCTTGCGCATTACGAGCGCGCCCGTCACGACCTGGACGAACTGGCGCGGATCGAACCCGGCCACGATCTCATCCACCCGCAGCAGGTCACCCGACTGGTAAGCGAGCTGGCGGAAGAGGATGCCGTCTTCACCTGCGACGTCGGTACGCCCACCATCTGGGCCGCCCGCTATCTGCGCATGAATGGTAAACGCCGACTGTTGGGCTCCTGGGTCCATGGCTCGATGGCGTGCGCGATGCCGCAGGCGATCGGCGCACAAGCGGCCTATCCGGAGCGGCAGGTGATTTCGCTGTCGGGGGATGGCGGCTTCACGATGCTGATGGGCGACTTCATCACCCTGGCGCAGCAGAAGCTGCCCGTGAAAGTGATCGTGCTCAACAACGGCACGCTGGGTTTCGTCGAGCTGGAAATGAAGGCCGCCGGTCTCCTTGAAACCGGCGTCGAGCTGCGTAACCCCGACTTCGCCGCCATGGCGAATGCGATGGGCATCCACGGTCGCCGTGTTGCCCGCGCCAGCGATCTGCCATCGGCCATCGCCGAGGTCCTCGCCCATGAAGGCCCGGCGTTGCTGGATGTGGTGAGCAACCGCCTCGAGCTGTCGATCCCGCCGAAGATCAGCGGCGAGCAAGTGAAGGGCCTCAGCCTCTACGCACTGAAGGCCGTGATGAGCGGCCGCGGCGATTCCATCGTGGATCTGGCACTGAGCAACCTGAGTCGCTGA